In Paenarthrobacter sp. GOM3, a single window of DNA contains:
- a CDS encoding ABC transporter ATP-binding protein encodes MTEPRHEPTPTSTSPHAPEPQASQPPQSSAAPLASGGSPAGGALAALSIRGLAKRFGEKIAVDGVSLEVPAGSFYGVVGPNGAGKTTTLSMATGLLRPDFGTALVHGVDVWAKPLEAKKLMGVLPDGVRLFDRLTGEQLVTYSGLLRGMDRDVVGTRVPELLAALDLQADAGTLVVDYSAGMTKKIALASALIHAPRLLVLDEPFESVDPVSAANIRGILESYVASGGTVIVSSHVMDLVQRMCSHVAVVAGGRVLAAGSVDEVRAGSTLEERFVQLVGGGHRTEGLEWLRTF; translated from the coding sequence ATGACGGAACCACGCCATGAACCCACGCCCACATCCACTTCACCGCACGCCCCCGAGCCGCAAGCAAGCCAGCCACCACAGTCCAGCGCCGCGCCGTTGGCATCGGGTGGTTCTCCTGCGGGGGGCGCCCTTGCCGCTCTCTCCATTCGGGGCCTGGCCAAGCGGTTCGGCGAAAAGATCGCGGTCGATGGCGTGAGCCTTGAGGTGCCTGCCGGTTCGTTCTATGGAGTGGTCGGTCCCAACGGTGCGGGCAAGACCACCACCCTGTCCATGGCCACCGGCTTGCTTCGGCCTGACTTCGGGACGGCGTTGGTGCACGGCGTGGATGTCTGGGCCAAGCCCCTCGAAGCCAAGAAGCTCATGGGTGTCCTTCCTGATGGTGTGCGCTTGTTCGACCGCCTCACGGGCGAGCAGTTGGTGACCTATTCGGGCCTGCTGCGCGGCATGGACCGGGACGTTGTTGGCACCCGTGTCCCTGAGTTGCTGGCCGCCCTTGACCTGCAGGCCGATGCCGGCACGTTGGTGGTGGACTACTCGGCCGGTATGACGAAGAAGATCGCCCTGGCCTCGGCGCTCATCCATGCCCCGCGCCTTCTTGTCCTTGACGAGCCGTTCGAATCGGTGGATCCGGTCTCAGCGGCCAACATCCGCGGCATCCTGGAAAGCTACGTGGCTTCCGGTGGCACTGTCATCGTGTCCAGCCACGTGATGGACCTGGTCCAGCGCATGTGCAGCCACGTCGCTGTGGTTGCCGGCGGTCGGGTTCTGGCGGCCGGTTCCGTGGACGAAGTCCGTGCTGGTTCCACCTTGGAGGAGCGTTTCGTTCAGCTGGTGGGCGGCGGACACAGGACGGAGGGGTTGGAATGGTTGCGCACCTTCTAA
- a CDS encoding NADH:flavin oxidoreductase/NADH oxidase: protein MPSALFSPLQLRSLMVPHRGWVSPMCQYSCHPETGEGVPNDWHLMHLGSFAAGGAALIMSEAAAVNPEGRISPLDAGLYSDEQAAGWERVVRFVHAHGAVDCRIGAQLAHAGRKASTYWPFSGHSGSVPTAEGGWGTVGPTTDGFDGYAAPAAMSEAEILGVVADFAAAASRAVAAGFDTVEIHGAHGYLLHQFQSPLINTRTDRWGGDEDGRNRLMLTVVDAVREVIPDSMPLLLRISASDWAEGGVDVEASVRLARAAAERGVDLVDVSSGGAVAHQKIPVAPGYQAGFAEQIKRDAGVPTGAVGLLTSPAQVEDIVANGRADAVFMARAALRDPHWWLRAAYELGYDIPWVPQYQRAVPRHGF from the coding sequence GTGCCGTCCGCACTGTTCTCCCCGCTGCAGCTGCGTTCACTCATGGTCCCACACCGGGGCTGGGTTTCGCCCATGTGCCAATACAGTTGCCATCCGGAAACCGGGGAAGGCGTCCCCAACGACTGGCATCTGATGCACCTTGGTTCTTTCGCCGCGGGCGGTGCAGCGCTGATCATGAGCGAGGCCGCTGCCGTGAACCCCGAGGGCAGAATCAGTCCCTTGGACGCTGGCCTGTACTCCGATGAGCAAGCTGCGGGCTGGGAGCGGGTTGTCCGTTTCGTGCACGCACACGGTGCCGTGGACTGCAGGATTGGGGCGCAACTGGCCCACGCCGGCCGCAAGGCATCAACCTATTGGCCTTTCTCCGGCCACTCGGGATCCGTTCCCACGGCCGAGGGCGGCTGGGGCACGGTTGGGCCGACCACGGACGGGTTTGACGGCTATGCTGCGCCGGCGGCCATGAGCGAAGCAGAGATTTTAGGGGTGGTGGCGGATTTTGCGGCCGCAGCCTCCCGCGCCGTTGCCGCAGGGTTCGATACCGTCGAAATCCACGGCGCCCACGGTTACTTGCTCCACCAGTTCCAGAGCCCCCTCATTAACACCCGGACCGACCGCTGGGGTGGTGACGAGGATGGCAGGAACAGGCTGATGCTCACCGTGGTGGACGCTGTCCGGGAGGTCATTCCGGATTCGATGCCACTCCTGCTGCGGATATCAGCTTCTGACTGGGCCGAAGGGGGAGTGGACGTGGAAGCTTCCGTCCGTCTGGCCCGCGCTGCGGCTGAGCGTGGTGTGGATCTGGTGGATGTCTCCAGCGGCGGTGCCGTGGCCCACCAGAAAATCCCGGTTGCGCCGGGATACCAAGCAGGTTTCGCGGAGCAGATAAAGCGCGACGCCGGTGTTCCCACCGGGGCAGTTGGGCTACTTACTAGTCCCGCCCAGGTCGAAGATATCGTGGCCAATGGGCGTGCGGATGCCGTCTTTATGGCTCGTGCCGCACTTCGTGATCCGCACTGGTGGCTCAGGGCTGCCTATGAACTGGGATATGACATCCCCTGGGTGCCGCAATACCAGCGAGCAGTGCCCCGCCACGGCTTCTAG
- a CDS encoding tetratricopeptide repeat protein translates to MSSPGYRPTPAAASQLNLRGAVDLSSLRRPAAPPAPPASTSPDGGTANGGAPGGGESGRAPLRVEATETNFQDLVQLSAQIPVLFLLWSRYAAESPAVLEASERVVESYGGRLVLAAADVDAFPQLAQAFQVQAVPTAVAVIKGQPVPLFQGPADDAQIRELVEELLKVAAANGVTGSIGDGTQPEGTDEPAPLPPLHQAAIDAIEAGDYAGAAAAYKQALLEQPADADAKAGLAQVDLMARLESLSAPDAESLRDLAAREPDNIEAQLAVADLDVSGGHIEDAFNRIITFIGRNFGPERETARVRLLELFEVVGTQDERVAKARQGLARVLF, encoded by the coding sequence ATGAGTTCGCCCGGATACCGACCCACTCCAGCCGCTGCCAGCCAGCTCAACCTCCGCGGTGCAGTCGACCTTTCGTCGCTGCGCCGCCCGGCAGCGCCGCCCGCGCCGCCGGCTTCTACTTCACCGGATGGTGGCACCGCCAACGGCGGCGCCCCTGGTGGCGGTGAGTCCGGCAGGGCACCCCTGCGGGTGGAGGCCACCGAAACCAATTTCCAGGATCTGGTGCAGTTGTCCGCCCAGATTCCTGTGCTGTTCCTTCTCTGGTCGCGATATGCGGCCGAATCACCCGCCGTCCTGGAAGCTTCGGAGCGGGTCGTTGAAAGCTATGGCGGTCGCCTGGTGCTCGCAGCGGCCGACGTTGACGCTTTCCCCCAGCTAGCGCAGGCATTCCAGGTCCAGGCGGTGCCCACCGCTGTCGCCGTGATCAAGGGCCAGCCGGTTCCCCTCTTCCAAGGACCCGCAGATGATGCGCAGATCCGGGAGCTCGTGGAGGAACTCCTCAAAGTAGCTGCGGCCAACGGCGTCACCGGCAGCATCGGCGACGGTACCCAGCCGGAAGGGACGGACGAGCCCGCACCGCTTCCGCCGCTTCACCAGGCAGCGATCGATGCCATTGAGGCGGGCGACTACGCTGGAGCCGCAGCGGCCTACAAGCAGGCCCTCCTGGAACAACCTGCCGACGCCGATGCCAAAGCCGGATTGGCCCAGGTGGACCTCATGGCAAGGTTGGAGAGCCTGTCTGCTCCCGACGCCGAAAGCCTCCGCGACCTGGCTGCCCGGGAACCGGACAATATCGAAGCCCAGCTGGCCGTGGCCGACCTGGATGTTTCGGGCGGGCACATCGAGGACGCCTTCAACCGCATCATCACCTTCATCGGCCGGAATTTCGGTCCGGAGCGTGAGACGGCCAGGGTGCGCCTCCTGGAACTTTTCGAAGTTGTCGGAACACAGGACGAAAGGGTCGCCAAGGCCCGCCAAGGTCTCGCCCGGGTGCTTTTCTAG